DNA from Tripterygium wilfordii isolate XIE 37 chromosome 15, ASM1340144v1, whole genome shotgun sequence:
AGTGGAATTATGGATTTCACAGAAGTTGCACGATGGTATAAGAAATGAGTAGGATACTTGTAAGCAACTTGGTGATCACATTGAAAGGCATTCAGAAGATCAGGATTTGCATGATACATGAAGTCTATctgcaaaataaaatatttttggatGGTGATCATGGTGATATCCTCATTACAAATGATTACTTGGAAATGAAGGCAAAGAACACCTGCAAGTCTCCATGCCCTTCACTTCTGAAGGTGACACAGGGGGGATCTGGTTGTAGAGTAATCTGGATACTTGATCCCGGCCATTCAAGATCATCAATAGCTTCTTTCAGCGCTGCAGACTGGCTTaagtaaaaaaattgaaaagatgagcataaattgtaaaaaaataatagtaTGGCTCTCCGCTTAGGATATGCCAATCAGACACACATTCTATCAGCTGCAAgggaattttttttacatatagtGGCTATATCTATGAAACCTGGCGCATCACTGACATGACCTTCACAACAATTATTCACAGTTTAACCATAGAAAATCTTTCAGGTGCCACCTTAAAGGATGCAAAAAGTTTTAAATCCCGAGAAATCTCAAACTTGACATAATAAACAGCTTGATTAAGTATCTGATATGTTCATTGTCAAAAGTAACATCAATAATTCTGAAAGAACCTGCATTTGTCCAGCAATGCCTTTGATTTTCAGTGAAAAGATATAAGATAGAGAGAGCAAGAGACATTGTTAGCCCTTAAATAAGCGAATCAATGCCCTTTATTGGAACCCAATGCGTAGTATGCACAGACATTTACCTTAACAGTAAAGCTGAGAGGTGTGCTTCCTGCAGGTTCAAAGTTGTAGTCCCATGAAATTGTCTCAGGGATTCTTGTTCTGATCTCCGCATAAATGCAGGCGCCCAGTGTATCAACAGACCTAACAGaaaattaacccaaaaaaatgacCTACAAACAAATCCCATGCATGTCATATTGTATGTATAATAAACAAAATGTTGACAGAAAAGGATTTTGAATTCACCAGATCTCAAATGTATGCGATAACGTCCTTTATTAGGTTCATGAAACTGTTTTTCCTTGCAGTCTGACAAAAACATTTATCCTGACCTCTCAGGGCTTCCAATAGCAGGCGCAATTTAATTAAACCTAAGAAACACACCTTAGCGCAATCTTTTACTATCATCCATCAGTCTCCCCCAAACCAATATCAGTGATGTAACCTAAAGTATGTTGTAGTATCTAGGCTGCAAGGATTGTGATTAGATAAACAGCTCTGCTCAAATAATGCCCTCCCCCATGACAAGAACTACAACCAATTGGCCCAATTAATTGCACAGCCTGTTGTTAAGCCTGTTTTGTTTTGTGGTTTCATTTTTGAAGCAATTACATTTCCTCACTAACCAAATCAAGAAACCAAATACGTCATGCTCCTTATTTTAATTTGGAATTCAAATATCAAGAATTGAGGGACAAAGATTCGGGGTTTCCAAAATATGAACATACCTGAGAAGGAGCTGCATGTCTGGCCCCGGATATTGGATTTCAAGTGTGCTTGATTGCCCTGGAACTGAAAATGTGTTCAAGCAATCGACAAAGAGCCCCAAGCTCAGTCCAAAACGAGGACGCCCATGTGCACTATAATCATATCTAACAAAAAGCTTCAAaaggaaattgaaaaatatagatttagatttcaaattctATACCATCAATAAAGCGAAATCATGCCCTATACTAAAATCAAACTGAAACTGCTATAGATAGTCCCATCGAGTTCTGTATCCTAAAAATTTTAGTTTGTTTCCTCTAactttccttcattttcttggcTACCAAAAAGAGAACTGACGATTTCAAGAAAATAGAGGAAAATACGGGAAAATATGAGATTAAGACCTCCCGTTTAAGATAAACTTTGGCTTGGAGACAACCGGTATCCTCGACGACCAAAACGAGACCATGCTCCGACAATTCGACCACCGCGTCCTGGTTGAATAGCATcgaaataattttaaattaaaaaaatcagacAAACACCCAAAAAAATAGTGCCGATCGATCTAAACCTGATTGCGTTTCCATCTGACGGCGGAGAGGGCATCGACCATGCCTTGGACATTGTCGATCTGGCATACTAGATCGGGCGCGTCTGGCTCTGCCACAGACGAGCTCATCCTTGATGGTTTTCCCGCCAAAGTCCCTCACACGAAAGCTGTGTGAAGAAACGCGGAGACTGTATAGTAACTGTGCTCGCGAGCCTGAAGGTAAGCGCGCTCTAGTCTTAGTGATGGGATTATCGTCATGTCAATAAGTTTTAAGTTCGATCAACGGCTACGATCCCTCCCCCTCGACGAGggcaaagaagaaaattaatgaaAGTAGTAGAACCATTCGGTAATTTCAGTCATCAGTCGTCATCCACTACGTAAAAAGGGCAAACAGAGCCACCGTGGTCGTGGCCGTTTCCTCTCCGTCGCCACGCCATAACTGTCCTTGTCATTTCTTTGTGACCGTATAACCGCTTCTCTTTTCTCTCCTTCAAATCTATTCAAACTCGCATCCTCTCTCCAAAATCGCACGCTCTATCTGCAATCTAGGATTTATGTCCACAGTCCACACTAATGGCGCACGTTAGACTCcttcccccaaaaccctaagatttctccCGGTTTAAATTGCGTGCGAATACACGTATACATATACGTCTAGATATTTGCTTGGATGGACGGAGGGAATAAGAATGGTGGCGGAGGCGGTGATGCGTCGACGAGCGGTGGTGGGGGGTCTCAAGGGGTGCCTGCGACGCCGACGCCGATTGGGAGCACCTACGCGCCACCGCCTTTTCTGAGCAAGACTTACGACATGGTAGATGATCCGGCGACAGACTCGATTGTGTCGTGGAGCCCTACTAATAACAGCTTCGTGGTGTTGAACCCGCCCGAGTTCGCCCGGGACCTCCTTCCCAAGTATTTCAAGCACAACAACTTTTCCAGCTTTGTCCGCCAGCTGAACACCTACGTATGAGCCTTTCATCCTCTTTGACTcttgttttcttgattttgcTTTCTCAAAGTTTATATTTGCTCGAATTCCATATCTTTCTCGTTGTTGGTGATATTTTCATGATATTGTAGTTCAAAGAATTTGATTACTTAGTAGGGTTAGCTTATTTGTTTACTGATTTATGAGGTCTATGAACCTATAGGTGATCATGTCATATAATGGTCATGGAGTGTGGATTAGGGGCCTTGATCATGTCATATAATGATCATGGAGTGTGGATTTGGGTCTCGAGGATGTAGAAATGGGGAGATTTTGCAGGAAATGTGGGCGTTGacaaattttcttcttctcgtGCCTGCAAGTTATGTCAGTAATTATTCATCTTCAAGTTGCTAACTTGCTATAGCGAGTTATGTTAGTTATTCTCCATCTTTAAGTGCTTCTAATTAAAATTGGGCCCTGTTTCAATGCCCTCTTCTCCCCCATTCCTTCCCTTTTTCTAacaaagaaatatctaggctaGTAACTAAAGAAATACCTTTTTAAGATTTTCAGCAGTGAAAATCCTCTCCAATGTGGCCTTGTCACAATTAAAGCAATTATAGTAAGTAGTCGCGATTGTCATACTACTTTTTGTACCTGTGAATTAAAACCCCATAGAGATTAATAAGATATTAACTATTAAGTGGCTGATGTATACGAATGGACTTATGATCCACAGTTTTGAGCTTTTGGGTTGAAGTTGATGTCTAAATGTGCGATCAAGGAACACACTTTCTCTGTATCTCTCTCCGGATGATCTCATCAACAATCGGTATCAGCATCAACAATTTCATATGAGGGAAGATTGTTGAGACATGTTTGAATTGTAATCTTACATGGGCTAAATATGAGGGATGGTAATATGCATGGATCCTGGAAATGCTTCCAAGTTTTTGGGTTCAGGGTGCTGTCAAGATGCTTTCCCGATGACTCTCTTAAATGCTTTCCAAAGAGATTTCTTTCTTCCCAACAAAAATCTTTTAACTTCAAAGCTTGCCAAAACTCTCTAAGTCAGTCAGTTATCAAAATTAGCCTCCTATTGCTAGCCATTTAATTTATCTGCCAAATATTTTTAATACAGTTGGATCCAAATCACTGCAGAAAGGAATAATAATAGTGCATAAATTGTGAGATAACAAAGACGACCATGTCAATCATATTGGTAAACATGTGAGTACATGTCCACCTCTTAAACTACGCAGTTGTTTACTTGTGAATTTGTTATAGTGTTTTTCTTGAGCCATTTTTGTACATCATTTTTGCAAAGTTTGTTATAAGTTTAGGGAAtctcttatttttttgtttttcacatcCCTATCTCCATCTCATGTTGGTTAAAGGATTATTTGGCTTTTCTCCTCGAGGCTAAATTTTTTCTGAAGCATAATATGCAAATTATTATGACTATGCATGTTATTAGTTTGTATTGTGCTCTCCCAGTTGGCTTACTTGATTGATCAAGTTCAGATGATTGACTTTGGGCATATATAGCTGTCTCTTGTGAACTCTTCTGATGTtctatttgtttatattttcatATTAATTGTTTCACTAGGATAAACACATTTAATCTTATTTGTTGACGCATATCCTGCCGTTTATCAGCCCCCACCTAGAAACTTTTCATATATCTCCTTGTTAAGCAGGGGTTTCGAAAGGTTGACCCCGACCGCTGGGAATTTGCAAATGAGGGCTTTCTGAGGGGTCAAAAGCATCTGCTTAGGAGTATAAGTCGGCGAAAACCTGCACATGGACATGGCAATCAACAGCAACCGCCATCACATGGACAGAATTCTTCTGTTGGTGCCTGTGTCGAGGTTGGGAAATTCGGGCTTGAGGAAGAGGTAGAGAGGCTTAAAAGGGACAAGAATGTGCTTATGCAGGAGCTTGTTCGATtgaggcagcagcagcaggctACCGATGGCCAGCTGCAAACCATGGTTCAACGTCTTCAGGGAATGGAGCAGAGACAACAACAGATGATGTCATTCCTGGCAAAGGCAGTGCAGAGTCCTGGCTTCTTGGCGCAATTTGTACAGCAGCAAAGTGAAAGTAATAGGCGTATAACTGAAGGCAACAAAAAACGAAGGCTCAAGCAGGATGGCCTTGCTGAGAGTGAGCACTCTGCTCCTGATGGACAAATTGTTAAGTATCAACCTTCAATGAGTGAGgcggcaaaagcaatgctcagGCAGCTCATGGAAGTTGATTCTTCTTCCAGGCTGGAATCGTACAACAACAATATCGATGATTTTATGATTGGGGACAGTTCTTCGTCATCCAGTGGTGTAGACAGTGGGAGCTCTTCAAGTCATGTATCAGGAGTGACTCTGCAAGAGGTGCCTCCAACCTCGGGGCAGGCATTTATACCATCTACTACTGGGATCTCGGGCCAGGGCCGTTCAGCTGCCATATCTGAAATACAGTCTTCTCCACAAGCTGCGACTGCTGAGAAGGTTACAACATCTTGGTTCCCAGATGGGAGTATGCTGGTTGGAACACAAGGGGCACCTTCCTCCATTCCTGGGGCAGATGTAATCATGCCTGAGCTCTCTCAAATACCAGAAATGGTACCAGAGAGTATGGTAGATATTTCTGGGAAAGGTTACATGGGACCTGGGACTGAAAATTCTGGATTTTTTGAGCCCTCTTCACTTGGAGAGAATGGTTCAGTCCTaattgaaattgatgacattAGTCCTGATCCAGATATTGATGCCTTACTGGACAGTTCTGGCTTCTGGGATGATATTTTTAATAGCCCTGTGCCTGAGGACATTGAACCAATCTCATTTGATGGTAAAACCAATGGAAATAATGTGCAGCCAATGGAGAATGGGTGGGAAAAATCTCAGCATATGGATCAGCTTACGGAACAAATGGGGCTGCTCACTTCAGACACCAAAAAGGTTTGATCTTATTTCTGAAATGTACATTTGGATCGGGGGAGGTAAACCTTGATATAGATTGATAATCTCGGTCCTCTTTTGTGTCTACGGAAAAGCAGCTCATGCCTTATTTGTCTGTTCACCCTGGCTCTGTTTTGCACCAGTGCAAACCCAAATTGAGGTTCTGTTTTCTAATTTTTAGCTTTTGATTTCCCACCTTATATTGGATACTCGAAAGAACTTAGCAAGCATAGTGGTGTTAAAAGGCTATTGCTTTGGTTTCTAATTCTTTTGTTGAGGCTGATGACTGGCTTATGGGACGTGCCTGTCTTTGAGGATGACTACTCTCTCATAATGGATGCCTTTACTAGATTTCTccttcttttagttttttttacacCTGATGATATATTATTTATGGGTAAatactttgtttgtttttgttacaATCTCGAACCTTATAAGTTAGTTCTATTTCTATTTACATTGATAagacaattttttgaatttcagatTAGGGATTGGATTGGCTAGGTGGGTTCGTTTTGTCTTTCAGTTGGGCTACAACTACAATCCTGAAAAGATACACACTTGATGGTGACCGGCTCTGAATCTTTATGAATTATACCATATTGTATGAACCATACTTGGGACAGCTCCGAAACTGATGATAGCATATCTGAACCCTGAAGACATGGAGGAATTGTTGCTGTTTGCAATGCTGCTCACAAAGTTAAACGGTCCCCTTTCAAGTAAGTGATATAGGTGGAGGAAAAGTACTTATAACCTGGTATTGGGAGGTTTATGAGTTTTTCTTTATGTACAAGGAGTAGCCTGTTACCCGCTAGATTGTCGCATGAATGGTTAAAATTATTACTCATCTGATATCAAGCCTTACCAAACTCACCCATAATAAGAACAGTGTAGAATGTAAATTGTAATTTTGTGAATGTGAAAGATATGACCAAATTTTCAGTTCCGCAACTACTGCAAAAGTTCTCCTTCAAATCTGCTTTGGGGTGGCACTCCATTAATGTAGAGGCACGTGTTTCAGCTTTGGGAACGACCTTCGTCTCAGGGAAAAGCACATGTTTAACGGTAACCCTACAAATTGGGTTTCTTGTTAGTAAGAAGCAAAAACGTGGCACCCGATCATCATCTCATTACTTGGGCTTTTCTCACACACTTCTCACTTCCAATCCATGTACTTATAATCCCAGGATTTCATGTGTTAGCCATATTTTCACCATAGTGAGTGTAAGAATAGAAGGAAAAAGAGAGCAAGAACAGTGTCTACTTTTGTGTGTGTATCGGATGACAACGGTGAGAAAGAGGAGGCACCAGCAAGCACTGACAGTTTCTTTACCATCACCTCCGATTCCGGCAGCTGACTTCAGGCACGGTAACCAGCATCCAGCATCATTGCCGGCCACCAGTCCAGACTCTCCTGACATTGAAAATCTCTCTGACCTTGAAAAACTATCCATTCTCGGCCATGGCAGTGGTGGCACCGTCTACAAAGTGAGCCACCGCCAGACCTCCTCTGTCTTTGCATTGAAAGTTCTTCGTTTCCATGGGAACACCTCTGCCGTCCCCCACCATGAGGAAGAGATTCTAAAGCGGGTAAATTCACCCTTCGTTGTCCAATGCCATGCAGTTCTTTACAAAGATGATGATCTTTGCTTTGTGATGGAACATATGGAGATGGGATCACTGCATGATGTCCTGATCGCCAACAGAGTATTGCCGGAGGTTGTTGCCGCTGGCGTGGCACGGTGCGTGCTGCATGGGTTGCAGTATCTCCATGGAATGCAGATAGTGCATGGAGACATAAAACCCTCAAACCTTCTAGTAAATGCAAAAGGGGATGTGAAGATTGCTGATTTTGGGGTGAGCAAGGTGGTGGGAGGCTCTGGCATTCATGATGTGAGCGATATATGCATGGGAACATGCGCTTACATGAGCCCGGAAAGGTTTGATCCGGAGAGATGGGGAGGAGAAGGGGGAGATGGTTTTGCAGGAGATGTTTGGTCACTAGGGGTGGTGGTTCTGGAGTGCCTTGTGGGACATTATCCGCTGATTGGTACTGAAGAGACACCAGACTGGGCAGCACTGATGTTTGCCATATGCTTCAAAGAGAGGCCAGAGATGCCAGATTCGGCATCTTTGGAGTTCTGTGATTTTGTGGGAAGGTGTCTAGAGAAGGACTGGAAGAGGAGAGGAACAGTGGAGGAGCTTCTTGGTCACCCTTTTGTGAATTCAGAGATTTTGTAGTTCTTCTGAATTGGATTTCATATTCAGCTCAAATTTGAAACTCCATATCATAGCTTCTGCAAACTCTTATTTTCAGAAGATATAGAGGattcaaatattcaataaaCAGAAATTAACATAGCAATGTAATTTCCCTCCGGCCAAGCACATGAACAACCCAGAAATGAGCGACTCCCAGAATAAACTTccattgaagagagagagaggagctaCCACGGCACAACCAATTTTCTTGATAAAAGCAACAGCTTACAAAAAAGAGAACACGGAAAAGGAAATGTAATGACCGGTACCTGAACACACAAAGATGAATGGGCCGATATTAGTCAAATGGGCCATAGTAGGCCCATTGTACGAAAACATTCCcaagttgttttgttttttagaaATTGAAGCCCGGCTTGATCGGCGTTACAGTCGAACCCGGCCCTAAAACCCATCTCCGCCGATTTGCCCACTCTTCCCTCATTATCACCCACCACCGCAATCATTGGACGAGAGGATTGGGTATTCAAATTGTTAAATATCATAGCGATTTATTCTTAGATCTATTGATTCCAACCCCAAAAGCTATGGACATTCATTTCCATAATTGTCTGAAAGTGGGGATCCTGTTGTTTTTCTTGACCGGCACTGGTTCTTGTGTAGATAGGCGTTCGTCAAGAACTGAGGTCAGTGGTCTTTTACTGCCTGAAGAAATTATCTTTTATGGTTTTTGTTACTTGATTTGTGTCTGATGTGGGTTTTAGTGGAAGGTACTTGCTTGTATGtaaatatgtttttctttctatctGAAAATTGCAAAACTTGTGGTTTTAAAATCACAAATGTCATTTCAGAACTCGTAATCCATTAGTCTAATGTCTGTGCTGTTTCGTCTTATTTTTCAAGTGCAGGTGTTGAGTAGTTTAGATAGTTACAATATAGTTGTCCTGGAATTTACTGAATTGATCATTCTTTCTACGTATAATTTCATCTATTGCTTATCAATGTGGTGTGGTGATGAGTGTGCTTGTTCATGGTGCTCGATACTCGGATTCAAATGCCCAAGAGGGGATAGACTGTCATCAGCATCTgaacaaattgaaacaaaatcaaacaacCTGGGTAACCTATCTCCTGGCTCCCAATGCAGCTGGAAAGCTCTTGTAAAGGCTTCGCTAGGCATCTTGTCCGGATAAttagttataataattattctATGACATCGTGCTTTCCAAAATTGAGATAAGAATCAAAGTATAGAAGGAAGCATCATAAGTTACATTGAATAGTTCCACTGTTGTTTTGAGGGAAGTGAGTGCAATAGGGGGAGTTTCAGAGGCTACTTTAGTTGTCGAAGCAATTAATTGGTGATGGTAGGACTTAGGAGATTTCTGTTCTTATTGATGTGGAACAGGGCTTCATTCTAATGAAGCCATGAGCAAGACAATCTATAGAAAAATTAGGGGGCAGTTATGAGTTAAAGCACAGATTATGTTACTCCGTCTTGATGAGAATTTTTTACCAGTCCAAAAAGCTGGATTCTTTAATTGTGTAAGTTGGATAAACAATAAAGTTTTTTGATACGAGACTATAACTCTGTGGTTTTTGGGTTAGAGAATTAGTTGTGTTGTTTAAGGTTGATAACTTTCTTAAATCATAAGCGGCTTTATTCTTAATGCAGTAGTCCTCCTAATTCGCCATTGTGATACTGGCCTATGAATGAGCTGAAAAACTAAAAGACAAAAGAAgactatttaatgttttggtttaTGATTTTGCCATTTACATCATCCTTTCAATCTCgacattttttcttttcacattGGAATTCGACGATTCAGTTTACTTAATAATCATAAATTTTAGGTGGCAGATTGTGACTCCAGTTATGATCCCACTCATGATGGCACTTCTCTTTGTTCCCAGAGATATATCATGAAATCTTACTTTGAAAAGTATGAAAGCTTAGATGATACTAATTTCCAAGAGTTCATATCACATGGACTTCCTTTTGGCTTGTGTGAATTGCTTCAAAGCAATCCCGATCTTTTAAGACTGGCAGTTCCACGGCGCCTTCTGATCGGTGAGGGTTCTCATCGGCATCTATCTTCTTCAATCAAGTTTCATATCGAGCCAGAGTCTGTGTCTCAGCTACCGTCCCATTTTTGTAAGGTTCTGATTGTAGAAAGACTCCCTTCTGGAGTATTTGCTGACCCATTTGAGCTCCAACATCTTCTTGAGCGGGGTGGTAAAGTACTatcttttgttttgattgaGAATAATACCAAAATAGGGACAATTGGCTAATTGCGTCATTTTAATTTTAGGTTAAATGGTTGAATCCTTTTCATTGCAGTGTTCACCGATGTTGCTGTTTTTGGAGATACAAATTTGGAATTGCCATCAATTCTTTCAAACCGGTCTGCCATCGAAGTTCACATGGATCTTGGCCCTAATATGTTGTTGGGGCACAAGAAGGAACTAGACGTTAACATAGAGCTTCCAGTACACGCAAGATATCCAGTGagtagaaaattttcttctaattaGCTGTCAAAGGTTCGGTATGGTTGTGCATATTTTCGCCTCTAACTGTCTGCATATTAGATATAGAAAGTTTTGTTATATTTTACAACTTAACAGCTGCATGGAAGATATTAAAATACTGTCAAAATTCGTGCATGCAGCCCTTAGATGAAAGCGGGTATTCAACAGTCGAGTTTGGTACACCTGATATAATCCTGCACTGCAGTATAGAAGGGAAGTCACGTAATCGGAGATGTTTATTCATACCAACCATTGATGGTGCTGACACCAACACTGAACCCGTTTTTTGGAGAATACCTTCAGGAAGAATAGCGCACGCGAGGATTGTATTCGTTCTTACTTTCATTTCAGCCTCTATATCGACTCTTTTGATTGTTTGGACATCTATATATCATTCAAACACCAGAAATTCTAAAAATGCAAAGCTCTCTTGAGGTTTTATAACTTTTATCTTGATCTGATATGTTTAACATTATTTAAGCCTCATAGGTCGTCTAAGTGCCCATCTTTGATTTCTCTTATAGTTGGCACCTTTGCCTTTTGGAATAAAAGTGTTGCAATTCTCTTCATGCTAATGATTCATCTGAACTGGATCAATGTGATTTTATTGAAGAGCCCACAACTTTCACATGGGATTTGATGTTTTACAACAAGGATTAGTTGGTCATAGGTTGCATACGAGCTGCAGGATGGCTCTGTTTTGCAGAACCTCATTGGCCTTTTCAACGAAGCTTAAAGAATGCAGAAAAGCTCCCCTCTTGAAGAGGCAGGTCCAGTTGAAACTCATAAAGATCATCTTTATAGTAATAGCCATGGCTAAAGAAAATCTCTCCTTAGAGATTCCCTTCACGAATGCTAGGCTTATAAATGGCTGCCATTAAATCTTTGCCCGCAAGCGCAAGGCATGGATCTTCCTTTAAGGCAGTGACAACTTCAACACCAAATTATAGGCATAATCAAGCCTCTTCTGTTAAACAATAACTGTAATTGACTGTCGCTTAATAAAGGGCACTCAGTGTGATCAGAAGAATGGGAACAATATAGGGGAAAGAAATGGAGTTGCATACACCACAAAAGAATGACAAGAATTCATTATGATAAATAAAAGGCCAAAGACCAGTACACAACAAGTGCAACACCCTTCAAGAAACCTCTTGATGCCAAATTAAATTATACAAAAGATGCAGACACGCTCcaccaaataagaaaaaaaaatatacatatgttggtatttatatattatatacttcATTTCTGAGTAGTACTGACACAATCCAGTCAGCCATGATGTCTTTCTAAAACAACACGACCAAAGAAATATATTACTATCGCGTTGCCAAGCAGGATCTTGAATCCGATTTGAAATCATATCAATATTACTTTTGGGCTAAGCTGCAAGTACTATGATCACAATTAGAAGCACGATGCCAAAGATAACCAAGAGCAAGCAAGTCTGCATAAGAAATGTAAAAGTCAATTGCCAACGCAAACAAAATATTTACCATTAAATAGCAAAACAGAGGTTATATAAAGAAAGGAAAGAGGGAGGGGGGGCCGCAAATGTCTTACTTTTCTTGTACCAGGTGAAGTGACATTACTTGTATCGGTGCAAAGTGAATCTGCCTACTGAACGTCACGTATGATGCatatttatcttttctttttgaatcgAAAATATTTTATCAAGGTGGGTAAAAAGTTGGCACCAACAAAAGGAAGATAGAGCACAGCGTCAAGGACCTCTAGAAGAGAGCACAAATAAAGAAATGGATCCATCTAGCACCTAGATGCATTAACCAGAATTTAGGCAAATTCAGCCCAGTCTAAATGTCTAATCAATTGAATGACAGAAAGAGTGTGAATaggaaaaactgaaaaagaggGAGGAAAAAATAGCATCCCAGAAAGACTCAACTCATTATTCTTTGTACCTACTATTTATATCTTAAAAGAACGACAAGGAAACAATGTGATAAATTACCAGAGATGAATTTGATCTTTGAGTTTTCGAAGCTTTGACAAGTTGGGATTTCCCCTGAGCAGTTGCAGCTTGGGCACTTTCAACATGAGAACCAATGTCATCTGCAACATATAcggaaaaacaataaaaagatagCTCTAGGATGTAGTAAATTTTACAagcattttcaaaataaaaaggcTTGGCATTTGTCGATATAAATTAAgtaaaatgcatagaaaagacAACACAAACCAATCATAGTTCCTTGCTCATGGACAAGCACAGCGAGATCTTTAAATATCTCATTCACTTCACCAATCTGTTGCTGGATTTCTTGAATTCCTTGATCTCTTTCTTCAATGATAGCCTCATTGAAGGCTATCTCATTGTCTAATAGCAATACATCTTGCCTGCAGCAAAAATAA
Protein-coding regions in this window:
- the LOC120017257 gene encoding uncharacterized protein LOC120017257, whose amino-acid sequence is MSSSVAEPDAPDLVCQIDNVQGMVDALSAVRWKRNQDAVVELSEHGLVLVVEDTGCLQAKVYLKRELFVRYDYSAHGRPRFGLSLGLFVDCLNTFSVPGQSSTLEIQYPGPDMQLLLRSVDTLGACIYAEIRTRIPETISWDYNFEPAGSTPLSFTVKSAALKEAIDDLEWPGSSIQITLQPDPPCVTFRSEGHGDLQIDFMYHANPDLLNAFQCDHQVAYKYKYKFLRATTSNLPGSVIKDNRGSKLTIGRGGILKVQHLVSVARMSNPQAHIVSAGYQQPSRIAYIEFFLKPEEDADT
- the LOC120017254 gene encoding heat shock factor protein HSF8-like, which translates into the protein MDGGNKNGGGGGDASTSGGGGSQGVPATPTPIGSTYAPPPFLSKTYDMVDDPATDSIVSWSPTNNSFVVLNPPEFARDLLPKYFKHNNFSSFVRQLNTYGFRKVDPDRWEFANEGFLRGQKHLLRSISRRKPAHGHGNQQQPPSHGQNSSVGACVEVGKFGLEEEVERLKRDKNVLMQELVRLRQQQQATDGQLQTMVQRLQGMEQRQQQMMSFLAKAVQSPGFLAQFVQQQSESNRRITEGNKKRRLKQDGLAESEHSAPDGQIVKYQPSMSEAAKAMLRQLMEVDSSSRLESYNNNIDDFMIGDSSSSSSGVDSGSSSSHVSGVTLQEVPPTSGQAFIPSTTGISGQGRSAAISEIQSSPQAATAEKVTTSWFPDGSMLVGTQGAPSSIPGADVIMPELSQIPEMVPESMVDISGKGYMGPGTENSGFFEPSSLGENGSVLIEIDDISPDPDIDALLDSSGFWDDIFNSPVPEDIEPISFDGKTNGNNVQPMENGWEKSQHMDQLTEQMGLLTSDTKKIRDWIG
- the LOC120017255 gene encoding mitogen-activated protein kinase kinase 10-like, producing MTKFSVPQLLQKFSFKSALGWHSINVEARVSALGTTFVSGKSTCLTVTLQIGFLVSKKQKRGTRSSSHYLGFSHTLLTSNPCTYNPRISCVSHIFTIVSVRIEGKREQEQCLLLCVYRMTTVRKRRHQQALTVSLPSPPIPAADFRHGNQHPASLPATSPDSPDIENLSDLEKLSILGHGSGGTVYKVSHRQTSSVFALKVLRFHGNTSAVPHHEEEILKRVNSPFVVQCHAVLYKDDDLCFVMEHMEMGSLHDVLIANRVLPEVVAAGVARCVLHGLQYLHGMQIVHGDIKPSNLLVNAKGDVKIADFGVSKVVGGSGIHDVSDICMGTCAYMSPERFDPERWGGEGGDGFAGDVWSLGVVVLECLVGHYPLIGTEETPDWAALMFAICFKERPEMPDSASLEFCDFVGRCLEKDWKRRGTVEELLGHPFVNSEIL
- the LOC120017256 gene encoding uncharacterized protein LOC120017256 isoform X2, yielding MDIHFHNCLKVGILLFFLTGTGSCVDRRSSRTERYIMKSYFEKYESLDDTNFQEFISHGLPFGLCELLQSNPDLLRLAVPRRLLIGEGSHRHLSSSIKFHIEPESVSQLPSHFCKVLIVERLPSGVFADPFELQHLLERGVFTDVAVFGDTNLELPSILSNRSAIEVHMDLGPNMLLGHKKELDVNIELPVHARYPPLDESGYSTVEFGTPDIILHCSIEGKSRNRRCLFIPTIDGADTNTEPVFWRIPSGRIAHARIVFVLTFISASISTLLIVWTSIYHSNTRNSKNAKLS
- the LOC120017256 gene encoding uncharacterized protein LOC120017256 isoform X1, translated to MDIHFHNCLKVGILLFFLTGTGSCVDRRSSRTEVADCDSSYDPTHDGTSLCSQRYIMKSYFEKYESLDDTNFQEFISHGLPFGLCELLQSNPDLLRLAVPRRLLIGEGSHRHLSSSIKFHIEPESVSQLPSHFCKVLIVERLPSGVFADPFELQHLLERGVFTDVAVFGDTNLELPSILSNRSAIEVHMDLGPNMLLGHKKELDVNIELPVHARYPPLDESGYSTVEFGTPDIILHCSIEGKSRNRRCLFIPTIDGADTNTEPVFWRIPSGRIAHARIVFVLTFISASISTLLIVWTSIYHSNTRNSKNAKLS